The genomic segment TGTCTCACGCGGAGTGCTTTACGCCGATGATGGCCTCTCCTTCGGCGAGCGCGCCCGGCTTTGGGCGGAGCGGATCTCGAAATCCTATCAAGAACCGGTCGCGTGACCGCGTAACCACGTTACTTTGGCCCGTTCATGTTGGAGAAAGAAGACTATCCCAAGACCGGCCAAGTGAATGCCCACTACTCGGGCCTTCTCCCGCAAAAGGGCTGGCCGGGGCGGAACTACAAATTCTTCCGCCACCGGATCGTACCGGGCATGTTCCAGAAGCGTGGCGGCCTCGCGCAGGATCCGGTCCTCACCGTTCCGGATTCCGGTCTCGTCCGCGTCACGTGGATCGGCCATGCCTCCTTCCTTCTCCAGTTCTCGGATCACTCGGTCATCGTCGATCCGAATTGGGCCCGCTGGCACGGCTTCGTGAAGCGCCTCCGCGAGCCCGGCCTGCCGCTCAAGTCGATCCCGGAGCTCGACCTCGTTCTCGTGAGCCACGCCCACTTCGATCACCTCCACAAGCCGAGCCTGAAGGTGCTCCAGTCCCGCGGCGGCATTGTCGTTCCCCGCGGTAGCGCGAATCTCGTCCGCCGCCTCGGCTTTCCCGCCGTCCACGAGATGCGGATCTGGGAGAACATCGAGTACAATAGCATGAACGTGGTCCACACCCCCAGCCATCACTGGGGAGCGCGTTACCTTCATGATACCCATCGTGACTACGGCGGCTACATCATCGAGTCCGGTGGCAAGAGCGTCTTCCACTGCGGCGATAGCGCGTGGTTCGATGGCTTCGCCGAGATCGGCCGCCGCCACCAGAATATCGATGTCGCCCTCATGCCCATCGGTGCCTACGAGGCCCCCAGCGGTCGCGACGTCCACATGAATCCGGAAGAAGCCGTCCGCGCCTTCGCCGAGCTCGGGGCCAAGGTCATGATCCCCATGCACTACGGCACCTTCCCCCTCGGGAATGAGCCGATCGGCGAACCGGTCGAGCGCCTTCTCATGGAAGCCGACCGCCTCGGCATCTCCGAGCGCATCCTCATCCCGGAGGAAGGCGTCGGCATCGAGTGGTGATCCCCCGGGTGCGCGCCCACCGCTTCGCTTGAACGGGCAGGCCCGTGTAAGCCCTCTTCCATGTTGCCCGTATCCTTCCGGCCCATGGAAGCCTTCTCCTCAAATCCCGTGACCCGCCGGTCCGCCCTTAAAACCGGCCTCATCTTTAGCAGCGCCTTCCTCACCGCCGGCTGGCAATCCCGCCTCCATGCCGCCGGTCCCCGCACGGATTTCGGCAAGAAGGGCATGCACTTCCTCGCCGTCGGCGACTACGGCACCGGCAAGGGCGGTCAGGTGAAGGTGGCCCAGCGCATGAATGAATTCGCCGGCAAGCTTGACGCCCCGCTCACCGCCGTCCTCGCCTTGGGTGATAACTTCTACAACATGCTCGAGCCTGCGCGCTTCGACCGCCACTTCGAGCGGATGTATTCCAAGGAGCATCTCGATTGCCCCTTCTACGCCTGCCTCGGCAATCACGACTACGGCCCGGACTACGATTCCAAGCAGGGCCGCGTGAAGGCGGACATGCAGCTCGATTACGCCAGGAACAACCCGACCTCACGCTGGAAAATGCCGGCCAAGTGGTACGCCGTTGAGTTCCCGAGTCCCGCCGCTCCTCTCGTCAAAATCATCTACCTCGATGGGAACTACGCCCTCGGTGCCCTCACCCCGCAGGAACGGCTCGATCAGAACCGCTGGCTGAAGGCCGAGATGAAGAAGCCCACCCGCGCCCGCTGGACTTGGGTCATCAGCCACTTCCCGCTCTTCACCGACGACAAGAAACGCAAGGACAACCAAGGCCTGATCAAGGACTGGGGGGAACATCTCAAGGGCAACGACGTGTCCCTCTACCTCGCTGGTCACGATCACAACCTCCAGCATCTCCAGATCAAGGATTACAAGCCCTGCTTCCTCGTCTCCGGCGGCGGAGGTGCCTCCACCTATGAAACCGAGAAATCCGAACGCGGCTTCTCGAAGGAGGTTTTCGGCTTCAATCACATCCACGTCGATGACGAGCGCATCACCGTCCAGCTCCTCGACATGGATGGCAACTGCATGCACGCCTTCGAGCGTAGCCGTGCCGGCAGAGTGAAGGTCCGCAAGGCCTGATCCCTTCTCCTGGGTACGCCGACCTCAGTCGGCCCGTTTGGAAAAGAAACGATTCGCCTTCCAAGCTCTTCGCGGATCAACGACGGAAATCTTGACTGAATGAATCATTCAGTCAAATTTCCTCCATGCCCGTCCTCAAGGCCGACATCTCCGGCAAACGTCTCCGTGAACTCGCCGAGGCCGGTCTCGCCGTCTTCTGCCGCCAAGGCTTCGAACGTTCCCAGATGGCGGACGTCGCGAAGGCCATGGGCGTCGCCGTTGGCACCGTCTACCTCTACGTCGAGAGCAAGGAGGCCCTCTTCGACCTCGTCATCCGCTACGGATCCCATGAAGACCACGCGTGGCTGGATGCTCTCGAGATTCCGCTCGCCACCCCGGCCCCCGGCAGCACCATGGCCTATCTGCGCGAGGTCTTCGAGCGCACCGAATGGCCCGTTCTTGTCGCCGCCCTCGCCCGCAAGAAGGCCAAGGACCCCGCCGCGGAACTCGGGGAAGTACTACGCGAGCAGTATCACCTGATCCGTCGCCATCGCCGCGGCCTCCTCTTGCTCATGCGCTCCGCCTTGGAGTTTCCCGGTCTCGCGGAGATCTTCGTCCTCGGCCTCCGCGAGAAGCTCCTCGAACACCTCGTCCGCTACATCACGCTTCGTGCGAAGTCCGGCCAGTTCCGCCTTCCCTCGGATCTCCGCGCCACTGCCGCCGTGATGGTCCAAGCGATCACCTGGGCGAATCTCCAGCGCCCGCTCGATCCCGGACTCGCCACGCTCGATGAAGCGACGGTCGAAACCTCCACCCTGGAAGTCCTCGTTCACTCACTCATCCCATGAAGAAACTTCTCCTCTTCCTCGCTCTCGTCACCGGAGCTCGCGCCGAGTATGAACTCCGCGATGGCGATACCCTCGCCTTCATCGGCGATAGCATCACCGCTGCCCGCGGTTACACCAAGATCGTCGAGCATTATACACTCATGCGCTTCCCGGATCGCAAGGTCCGCTTCGTGAATGCGGGCCAAGGCGGCGATACTGCCTTCGGCTGTCTGGAACGACTTGATCGCGATGTGTTCTCGAAGGGGGCCACCGTCGTCACCGTCGCCTTTGGCATCAATGATATCGGCTGGGGCACCAAGGCCGACGACGAGCACAAGCAGCGCTACCTCGATGGCATCCGCACCATTGTCACCCGCTGCAAGGAGAAGAAGGTCCGCGCGATCATTTGCTCCCCCGCGATTCTCCATCAGGACCCGGATGAAGGCGAGACCGGTTATCTCCAGAAGATGACCGATGAAGGCATGGCTCTGGCGAAGTCCCTCGGTGCCGAAACCATCGACCTCCAGCGCGGCATGCGTGCCATCCAGCGCAAGATCGTGGAGTCGAACAAGAACAAGAAGCCGGAGGATTCCGACATCCGCATGCACACCAGCGATGGCATCCACCTCGATGACCTCGGCCAGACCGCGATGGCCTATGCCATGCTCAAGGGGCTCGGCGCTCCGGAGGACGTTTCTTCCGCCGTGATCGATGCGAAGGCTCTGCAAGGCGGCTCTAGCCAGAACTGTCAGGTCAGCGATGTCGGCGCGGTCGATGGCGGCATCAAGTTCACCCGTCTCGATCAGGCCCTGCCGCTCAATCTCGGCCCCTTCACGCATTTCCAGTTTCGCTGGGTGCCTCTTGCCGATGGGCTCAATCGCTACATGACCACCATCAGCGGGCTGCCTGATGGAGACTATGAGATCCGTGCCGATGGCAAGCTACTCGGCAAGGAGAGCGCCTCTTCACTAGCCCGCGGCGTGAACATCGGCTCGATGACCACGAACGGCTGGGAGCCGGGCGGCACCTGGGATGTCCAGTCCTGCATTGTGAAGGAGCTCGTCGATGCCCGCGACAAGCTCTGGATGGCGGGCGTCCTCCAGCAGCGCCACTTTCCGGGGCCGTCTCCGATTACGGATTCAGTCGAGCGTCAGGATAACGCGCTCGTCGATCTCCAGAGGGTCGCGGCGAAGCCCCGTCCTTACGAGTTCACCATCACCCGTGCTCCGAAGTGAATCGCGCCGCGGCATCCCTTGGTGATTGGCAGACTAGTCCTTGATGATTTCTCCTTATGATCCAGCTTGCTCCAGCCGCCGATGCACCCCGTCACTGGTTGATGGGGCCCGCCTACTACGCGCAGCGTGACCCGCTGACATGGATCCCCCGTTGGGCGGAGAAATACGGGGACGTCTTCACCATCGGTTCGCCCATCGGCAGTGCCACGGTGGTCGCCAGCCCGGAGCTAGCCCGCCAGGTTCTTGCCGACCGCTACTCGCACTACATTGAGAAGGGCCGCTCTTACGCGGTGCTCCGTATCCTCATGGGGAACGGCCTGGTCACCAGTTCCGGCGAGTTCTGGCGCGGCCAGCGCAAGCTCACTCAGCCCGCGTTCCACCGCCGCCGTCTCGATGCCATCTTCGCGATGATGGTCGAGCGCTCCCGCCACTTCGCGGAGGAGCTGGTTGAGGCTCGCGAGCCGGTGGACATCTCGCCTCTTTTCTCACAGCTCACCCTGGAGATCATCTCCCGGGCGATGTTCAGCACGGATGTCGATGCCTCCGCCGGTTCCGTGGGCCGGCACGTCGCGACCTTGAATGAAACCGCCCTGCGCATGCTGCGGCAGCCTTGGCGCTTCTTTCTGCCCCGCACCTTCCCCACGCCTTTCACCAAGACCGAATTCCACGCCCGCGCCACCCTTGATGCCATAGTTCACGGCATCATCGACCGCCGCAGGCAGGGTGGGGAAGATCACGATGACCTGCTCTCCATGTTCCTCTCCGCCTGCGATGAGGAGACCGGTCGCGGCATGACCAATGAGCAGCTTCGAGACGAAGTCATGACCATGTTCGTCGCCGGTCACGAAACCACGGCGAATGCCATGTGCTGGCTGCTCCACCTCATCGCCACCCATCCGGAGATCGAGGCAAAGCTCTTGGACGAAATCACTGCCGCCGGGGATGCCCTCGATACCGGCAGCCTGGCCGCCTACCCCTATACCCGGCGGGTGGTGGAAGAATCCCTCCGCCTCTACCCCACAATCTGGTCCGTCGGCCGGCGTTGCACCAAGGAGGACGAACTCGGCGGCTTCCATATTCGCCCCGGCACCACGCTCCTGATCCCTATCTTCCATTTCCACTGGGGCGAGCGCTGGTGGGATGAGCCGCGGAAGTTCGATCCCGATCGCTTCCTTCCGGATCGCCGTCCTTCTCCCGAGATCTATTTCCCCTTCGGTGCCGGTCCGCGTACCTGCATCGGGAATCAGTTCGCCCTGCAGGAACTGGTGATCATGATCGTGGTCTTCCTCCGGCGCATGCGATTCCAGCCGGTTGCGGGTTTCCCGGTCGAGCCGGATGCCCTCATCACCCTGCGTCCCAAGCACGGCATGAAGCTTGCCGTGGAGGGTCGCTAGCCGCGGACTGCGCAACTTCCCGGGCAGGGAATGTTATCTCGACGCTTTGGCCGGATTGTGGATTCTCCGTCCAATGATCCGCCGAATCGCCCTCTCGTCTTTGGCCCTCTTGCTGGTAGCGCCCGCCCGGGCCGATAAGGATCTGATCCGGAGCAGCCGCATCACCCCGCTGGAGATCCGTCGCAAGCATGACAAGGCTGCTGAAACCGCCGCGAAGGATGGCTTTGGCCCTCTCCCTCGTGCGCCCAAGATCATCGGTGGCGGCAATGCCTCGCCCGGCGAGTATCCATGGATGGCTGCCCTCGTGATTGCGGATGAGCCAGACAACTTCCAAGGCCAATTCTGCGGTGGCTCCCTGATTCATCCCCGCTGGATTCTCACCGCTTCCCATTGCGTCAGCGGTTCAAAGGCATCCGACATCGAGGTGGTGCTCGGAACCAACGATCTCGATAGCAACTCCGGGTTCCAGCGGATCGCCGTGGCGGAGATCGTGATGGCTCCGAAGTACAACGATTTCACCCTTGATTCGGATTTCGCCCTCCTGCGCTTGGCCGAGCCCGCCTCGGCTTCGATTCCGACCATTCCTCTGATCGATGACCTTGCTTTGGCGGCACCGGGTATCGAGGCCGTCATCACTGGTTGGGGCGACATGAGCAACGGCGAGCGCGACTACCCGGCCTTGCTTCAGGAGGTGGAAGTCCCGGTGGTGGATCTCGCGGTTGCGAATGCCACTCCCTCCTACCTCGGCTCGCTCACCGCGAACATGCTCCCCGCCGGGTATCCGGAAGGGGGGAAGGATTCCTGCTACGGAGACAGCGGCGGTCCCATGATCGTGCCGTCGCCGGTCGGCCCCGGATGGATGCAGGCCGGCATCGTCAGCTTCGGAGCCGGCTGCGCGGAGCCGGGAGTCTACGGAATTAATGCCCGGGTCTCCCAATTCCGCCGCTACATCCTCGGCCACGTCCTGCCGAACTACACGGCATGGGAAATCGCCAACAACCGCACCGGCGAGTCCCGCGATCCGGACACTAACGGCTTCACCAACTTCGAGGACTTCGCCCTGCCGGACCATACCCTGAACCGCACCACCACCTTGGACTCGGTGCGTTTGAGCTACACCCGGCCAGCCAGTGCCTCCGAGGTGGACTACATCATCGAGAATGCTCCGACCGCCGCGGGTCCGTGGACGGTGAAGTCCCCGAGCTTCGTTTCCTCCACGGTGGCCGGCGCTGGCTTGGTGCTTTGGACGGTGGAATTGCCCCTCATCGAGAACATCGGCGTGTTCCGGGTCCGGGCGGCGATTTCTTCCGGCCACGCCACTGGGCCGCGGCCGTTCACCTTCACCAGTGGCACCCGCGGAACCTTGGATTCCACCGACGCGGGCTTCTCCCGCGCCTACCGGCTTGAAGGCCTACCCGTAAATCAACCGGTTTCAGTGAGTCTCCGCTCGACGGATTTCGATGCGGTCCTCTCGGTTGAGGTGGCTGCGACCGGCGCGAATGTCGGCACTTCCGCTTCGGACAATGCGGAAGGTCTCTCCGGTACCGATGAGCGCCTCACCTTCACCCCGCTGGCGGATACCACCTATATCGTCCGGGCTTCTGGCGGGGCAGGGGACTTTGAGCTGAATCTATGGTCGCCCGTCGAATTTGCCGCCCAGCCCGCCTTGGTGATCCCCCAGACTCGCAAGGCCACCCTCAAGGGTTCTCTGGCCGCCACCGATGTCTACGATCCCTTCTTCCAGCCCGGCGGTGAATACTTGAAGGACGATTTCCTCCTCGATCCCACCGCCGTTCCGACGCTGGGTCTCGTGGAGTTGCAAATGAACTCCAAGGGCATGGGCGCCAGCGGCATCAACGATTTCCTCGGCCTGATCGACGCGGAAAGCGGACGTCTGATCGGCTCCAACGATGACCGTGCGCTCCGGAACAACAATTCCCTCCTCCGCTTCGCGCCCGTTCCCGGCAAATCCTACGTGCTGCGAGCCTCTTCGGCGCTCGAGAATGATACGGGCAACTATTCGGTAACCGGTTTGCTCCCGAAGATCGCCCCGAAGACCCCGGTCGCGCCTCTGGCGCTCGGTTCCAGCGTGAAGGGCAAACTGGCCAAGGGCGGCGAGCGGGACGAACGCTCCTTCACGGCGAAACGGGACTTCCTATTGGATCAAGTCTCGGCGGATACGGCTGTCAGCTTGAACCTCAGTTCCTTTGCCTTCGATGCCTATCTGGTCGTTCTGGACGCGACCGACCTGAGCATCGTGGCGGAAGCGGACCAAGGGGCTTCAACCGGCGGGCTTGATGATGCCGCCCTGACCTTCACCGCCAAGGCCGACCGCCGCTACCTGGTGCGCGCTACGACCTACCTTGACACCCAGTCGGGAGCCTATGTCCTTTCCGCGGAAACTGCTCCCTGACTCTGATGCTTGAGAATCCTTACTTCATTCCCGCCCTCGTTGGCTCGATTCTGGTCTTTCAGCTCCTGCTCCTCCTTCAGGTCGCCCGGCTTTCTGGAAAGGTCGGACGTCTGATGCGGCAGCTTGCTTCGCGGGAATCGTTCCCTGTCCACGGCGCTGATGCGGATCTGGCGGGGAGAAAGGAGGCGGTTTCCGATCAGAAGAATTGGTTCGAGGTCTTCCTTAACGAAGATCCGCAGCGCCGGGAATTGCCTAAGAAAGAGCAGTTTGCGGCATTTCGCCAGTGGCGGGAGGAGCGGGGGATGAACTGGAAGGCCTGAGCCTGATCCGGCGAAGCCGAGCGGAGTCCGCCTCTGCTGGCTCGCTTGGCGCAAAACGCCCTTCCCCACACGGAATCCCTGCAACGCAAGGGGTACCCCGGGGAAATTTGGTTAGTGGCCCCTTTTTCCGGTTGCCACCCGCTAGGCCGGTTTGCAGACTCCGCGCCCGCGCCGGATTTTACACTCCGGTTCGACCACGAAAGAGCTTGTGAAAAATTTCACAAGCTACCAAAATTTCTCCGCCGAGCACTCCGTCGCAGCACCGTTATGGCCAACTTCTTTCCGCGCTGGACCAACTTTCTGCCCCTGAAAATCGCCATTTGTGCAGGTGCTGTGGCAGGCGGCGCGGTGCTGGCGTTCACTTACTACGCCACCCCGAAGACTCTTGCGGTCGGTTATCAGCCCTCTCAGCCGATCCCGTTTTCACACAAAATTCACGTCGATCAGCTCGGGCTGGATTGCCGTTACTGCCACTCCTTCGTGGATGTTTCCGGTACTTCGAACGTCCCGGGTAACAACACCTGCTGGAACTGTCACCAGCACGTCGCCAAGGATAGCCCGAAGCTCCAGCCGCTGCGCGATCGCATGGATCCGGCCCTGAAGAGCCCGGACTTCGGCAAGCCGATCGAGTGGGTCCGCATCCACAAGACCCCGGATTACGTTTACTTCAACCACTCCGCGCACGTGAACCGCGGCATCTCCTGCCAGAGCTGCCACGGCCGCGTCGATCAGATGGAGGTGGTCTATCAGGAGAACAGCCTGTCCATGGGCTGGTGCCTCGATTGCCACCGCGCTCCCGAGAAGCACATCCGTCCGCTCGAGGAAGTCTACAACCTGAAGTACGACCCCGAGAAGTACATCGCCGCCAATCCGGAGCTGATGTCCAAGCTGGGCGTCAAGACCACCGAGGATCTCGGCAAGAAGCTGGTGGAACACTGGCAGATCAAGGCGCGCGAGTCCTGCGCGACCTGCCACCATTGATCCCTGTCGTTTCCTTTCTCCCGTCCCTTTTTCGCATTCCCCGTTCGTTTCTTCGCCCATGAGCAAGCGCATCTGGCAACATCCCGAGGTTCCCGCCGACGAAACCACCGTTTCCTGGCGCAGCGTCGGTCAGCTTGAGGACACCCCGGAATTCCGCACCTGGATGGAGCGTGAGTTCCCGCAGGGCGTCGCCGAGATGGTGAACGAGGAAGATGCCGAGACCTCGCGCCGTTCCTTCCTGAAGCTGATGGGTGCCTCCACGGCCCTTGCCGGTTTCGGACTCGCCGCCTGCCGCCGCCCGGAAAGCTATATCGTCCCCTACAACAAGGCTCCCGAGTGGGTGATCCCGGGTAAGGCGACCTACTACGCTTCCAGCATGCCCCGCTCCGGCGGTGCCACCCCGCTGGTCGTGACCACTTTCGAAGGCCGCCCGACCAAGGTCGCGCCGAACGCACTCCACCCGGACATGACCGGCACGGACGCCTTCGTCCAAGCCTCCATCCTCGACCTCTACTCGCCCTCGCGCTCGCGCAAGGTGCTGAACAAGGCCCAAGCTTCCAGCCGCGCCGAGTTCGAGAAGGTTCTCGCCGGTCTCGCCGCCGATCCTGCCGCCAAGATCGGCTTTGTCTTCGGTCACGATGACTCGCCGACCCGCTCGCGCCTCCTCAAGAAGCTCACCGAGAAGTTCGCCTCCGCCAAGTTCTACGCCTACGAGGCCCTCGAGGGCACCCAGGTGCTGGCCGATGGCGTGAAGCTGGTCGCCGACTACTCCCAAGCCGACCGCATCCTCTCGCTCGATAGCGATTTCCTTTGCCTCGATGGCCAAGGCTCGACCGTTCCCTTCTTCAACCGCCGCAAGCCGGAAGGCGCGGCCTACGACAAGAAGGCCGATCCGGCCTCGATGAATCGCCTCTACGCCGTCGAGAGCACCTACTCGATGACCGGCGGCATGGCCGATCACCGCCTCCGCGTGGCGCCAAGCATGCTGCTCCGCGTCGCTGCCCAGATCGGCCGCGCCTTCGGCGTGACCTCGGGCGTCGAAGCCGTCACGGACGAGAAGCACCTCAAGTGGATCGAGGCTCTCGTGGCCGATCTCCAAGCCTCCGGCTCCAAGTCGCTGGTCCTCGCCGGCCCCCGCCAGCCGGAAGCCGTGCAGCTGCTTGCTCTCGCGATCAACCAGAAGCTCGGCAGCATCGGCGAAGGCAAGCCGCTCAAGGCGGTCCAGACCGACGCCACCGGCCTCGCGAACTTCTCGCAGCTTGTCACCGACCTGAATGCGGGCGCGATCGATACCCTCTTCCTGCTGACCCCGGCCAACCCGGTCTATGATGCTCCGGCAGACGGCGGCTTCATCCCGGCCCTCGCCAAGGTCAAGACCGTGATCCATCTCGGTGCCCGCACCGATGCTACCGCGCACGCCGCCACCTGGCACGTCCCGGTCAGCCACTACCTCGAAAGCTGGGGTGACGCCCGCACGATCAACGGTGTCTACACCGTCGTGCAGCCGATGATCCTGCCGCTCTACAACGAGTGCGCCAGCGAACTTGAGATCCTCGCCGCCTTGCTCGACAAGGAAGGCAAGCTCGTCACCGGCGAAACTGCCGATGGCAAGCCCTCCCCGGCCTACGACGCGGTCCGCGAGACCTTCGGCGTGATCGGCGGGGAAGGGGAGGACGCTTGGAAGAAGCTTCTGCGCGATGGCTTCCACGCCGGCACCGCCTACACGCTGGTCGAGCCC from the Luteolibacter rhizosphaerae genome contains:
- a CDS encoding cytochrome P450, encoding MIQLAPAADAPRHWLMGPAYYAQRDPLTWIPRWAEKYGDVFTIGSPIGSATVVASPELARQVLADRYSHYIEKGRSYAVLRILMGNGLVTSSGEFWRGQRKLTQPAFHRRRLDAIFAMMVERSRHFAEELVEAREPVDISPLFSQLTLEIISRAMFSTDVDASAGSVGRHVATLNETALRMLRQPWRFFLPRTFPTPFTKTEFHARATLDAIVHGIIDRRRQGGEDHDDLLSMFLSACDEETGRGMTNEQLRDEVMTMFVAGHETTANAMCWLLHLIATHPEIEAKLLDEITAAGDALDTGSLAAYPYTRRVVEESLRLYPTIWSVGRRCTKEDELGGFHIRPGTTLLIPIFHFHWGERWWDEPRKFDPDRFLPDRRPSPEIYFPFGAGPRTCIGNQFALQELVIMIVVFLRRMRFQPVAGFPVEPDALITLRPKHGMKLAVEGR
- a CDS encoding TAT-variant-translocated molybdopterin oxidoreductase; this encodes MSKRIWQHPEVPADETTVSWRSVGQLEDTPEFRTWMEREFPQGVAEMVNEEDAETSRRSFLKLMGASTALAGFGLAACRRPESYIVPYNKAPEWVIPGKATYYASSMPRSGGATPLVVTTFEGRPTKVAPNALHPDMTGTDAFVQASILDLYSPSRSRKVLNKAQASSRAEFEKVLAGLAADPAAKIGFVFGHDDSPTRSRLLKKLTEKFASAKFYAYEALEGTQVLADGVKLVADYSQADRILSLDSDFLCLDGQGSTVPFFNRRKPEGAAYDKKADPASMNRLYAVESTYSMTGGMADHRLRVAPSMLLRVAAQIGRAFGVTSGVEAVTDEKHLKWIEALVADLQASGSKSLVLAGPRQPEAVQLLALAINQKLGSIGEGKPLKAVQTDATGLANFSQLVTDLNAGAIDTLFLLTPANPVYDAPADGGFIPALAKVKTVIHLGARTDATAHAATWHVPVSHYLESWGDARTINGVYTVVQPMILPLYNECASELEILAALLDKEGKLVTGETADGKPSPAYDAVRETFGVIGGEGEDAWKKLLRDGFHAGTAYTLVEPAASEATIKAPVTSEGLEVIFSTDGSVYDGRWIDNGWLQEAPDPVSKLSWDNAALIAPETAKNVGIYEEIVKLETDRAAKAPEGDAEGPQRTGPMIKVKVNGAELELPVMIAFGQAENTIVIPLGYGQGFDKEDKFDRNSKGFTPASHVGQVGVNSGFNAYPLRTGETKYFATGAKIEKTGRRYPLALVQEHFAMYGRALAREISTMTDEKSGKDFATQLHDAKLQGNDSHAPPNISLYKQEDKKGNSHLSDPLHQWGMTIDLSSCMGCNACLIACQAENNIPIVGKEQVMKGREMHWIRMDRYFAIDKDNDFDAGSPALIPQPVACVQCESAPCETVCPVNATIHTEDGLNAMAYNRCIGTRYCANNCPYKARRFNFFDYNKRNPLIADNLYKGPFGEKQVGTAPHLQRNPNVSVRMRGVMEKCTYCVQRLKDAKIRQKRGQKQEALLAGKASVDSSVSTHTLRIPVDSVKVACQEACPAGGIEFGNLLDGDSAVMNRAKKSERNYDLLHYIGTKPRTSYLARVKNPNDKMPDAKFVGKATIHMH
- a CDS encoding cytochrome c3 family protein, with the translated sequence MANFFPRWTNFLPLKIAICAGAVAGGAVLAFTYYATPKTLAVGYQPSQPIPFSHKIHVDQLGLDCRYCHSFVDVSGTSNVPGNNTCWNCHQHVAKDSPKLQPLRDRMDPALKSPDFGKPIEWVRIHKTPDYVYFNHSAHVNRGISCQSCHGRVDQMEVVYQENSLSMGWCLDCHRAPEKHIRPLEEVYNLKYDPEKYIAANPELMSKLGVKTTEDLGKKLVEHWQIKARESCATCHH
- a CDS encoding SGNH/GDSL hydrolase family protein, with amino-acid sequence MKKLLLFLALVTGARAEYELRDGDTLAFIGDSITAARGYTKIVEHYTLMRFPDRKVRFVNAGQGGDTAFGCLERLDRDVFSKGATVVTVAFGINDIGWGTKADDEHKQRYLDGIRTIVTRCKEKKVRAIICSPAILHQDPDEGETGYLQKMTDEGMALAKSLGAETIDLQRGMRAIQRKIVESNKNKKPEDSDIRMHTSDGIHLDDLGQTAMAYAMLKGLGAPEDVSSAVIDAKALQGGSSQNCQVSDVGAVDGGIKFTRLDQALPLNLGPFTHFQFRWVPLADGLNRYMTTISGLPDGDYEIRADGKLLGKESASSLARGVNIGSMTTNGWEPGGTWDVQSCIVKELVDARDKLWMAGVLQQRHFPGPSPITDSVERQDNALVDLQRVAAKPRPYEFTITRAPK
- a CDS encoding MBL fold metallo-hydrolase yields the protein MLEKEDYPKTGQVNAHYSGLLPQKGWPGRNYKFFRHRIVPGMFQKRGGLAQDPVLTVPDSGLVRVTWIGHASFLLQFSDHSVIVDPNWARWHGFVKRLREPGLPLKSIPELDLVLVSHAHFDHLHKPSLKVLQSRGGIVVPRGSANLVRRLGFPAVHEMRIWENIEYNSMNVVHTPSHHWGARYLHDTHRDYGGYIIESGGKSVFHCGDSAWFDGFAEIGRRHQNIDVALMPIGAYEAPSGRDVHMNPEEAVRAFAELGAKVMIPMHYGTFPLGNEPIGEPVERLLMEADRLGISERILIPEEGVGIEW
- a CDS encoding metallophosphoesterase, which produces MEAFSSNPVTRRSALKTGLIFSSAFLTAGWQSRLHAAGPRTDFGKKGMHFLAVGDYGTGKGGQVKVAQRMNEFAGKLDAPLTAVLALGDNFYNMLEPARFDRHFERMYSKEHLDCPFYACLGNHDYGPDYDSKQGRVKADMQLDYARNNPTSRWKMPAKWYAVEFPSPAAPLVKIIYLDGNYALGALTPQERLDQNRWLKAEMKKPTRARWTWVISHFPLFTDDKKRKDNQGLIKDWGEHLKGNDVSLYLAGHDHNLQHLQIKDYKPCFLVSGGGGASTYETEKSERGFSKEVFGFNHIHVDDERITVQLLDMDGNCMHAFERSRAGRVKVRKA
- a CDS encoding S1 family serine peptidase encodes the protein MIRRIALSSLALLLVAPARADKDLIRSSRITPLEIRRKHDKAAETAAKDGFGPLPRAPKIIGGGNASPGEYPWMAALVIADEPDNFQGQFCGGSLIHPRWILTASHCVSGSKASDIEVVLGTNDLDSNSGFQRIAVAEIVMAPKYNDFTLDSDFALLRLAEPASASIPTIPLIDDLALAAPGIEAVITGWGDMSNGERDYPALLQEVEVPVVDLAVANATPSYLGSLTANMLPAGYPEGGKDSCYGDSGGPMIVPSPVGPGWMQAGIVSFGAGCAEPGVYGINARVSQFRRYILGHVLPNYTAWEIANNRTGESRDPDTNGFTNFEDFALPDHTLNRTTTLDSVRLSYTRPASASEVDYIIENAPTAAGPWTVKSPSFVSSTVAGAGLVLWTVELPLIENIGVFRVRAAISSGHATGPRPFTFTSGTRGTLDSTDAGFSRAYRLEGLPVNQPVSVSLRSTDFDAVLSVEVAATGANVGTSASDNAEGLSGTDERLTFTPLADTTYIVRASGGAGDFELNLWSPVEFAAQPALVIPQTRKATLKGSLAATDVYDPFFQPGGEYLKDDFLLDPTAVPTLGLVELQMNSKGMGASGINDFLGLIDAESGRLIGSNDDRALRNNNSLLRFAPVPGKSYVLRASSALENDTGNYSVTGLLPKIAPKTPVAPLALGSSVKGKLAKGGERDERSFTAKRDFLLDQVSADTAVSLNLSSFAFDAYLVVLDATDLSIVAEADQGASTGGLDDAALTFTAKADRRYLVRATTYLDTQSGAYVLSAETAP
- a CDS encoding TetR/AcrR family transcriptional regulator; translation: MPVLKADISGKRLRELAEAGLAVFCRQGFERSQMADVAKAMGVAVGTVYLYVESKEALFDLVIRYGSHEDHAWLDALEIPLATPAPGSTMAYLREVFERTEWPVLVAALARKKAKDPAAELGEVLREQYHLIRRHRRGLLLLMRSALEFPGLAEIFVLGLREKLLEHLVRYITLRAKSGQFRLPSDLRATAAVMVQAITWANLQRPLDPGLATLDEATVETSTLEVLVHSLIP